The sequence below is a genomic window from Anopheles cruzii chromosome 3, idAnoCruzAS_RS32_06, whole genome shotgun sequence.
TATCTATTGCTCTATCTTTTTTGACTCGATGAACAAATGGAGAGTTTAACCTGAAAGCTTTCGCGTAATTAGAATAATAAGCGTAATTCTATTCATGacagtggccgccgccgcatagGAACGACATTAGCATAGAATCGAAATATGTAAATTTCGAAGCACCGTCCTTTGTTTAACATCGTTTCAGTACCACAACGAAAACCGTAAACAGAAGGATGGTAGAACCTTGTGCTATTCATTGCTCTGGTATGTCGCAATTGGTTGGTTCCGAAACCTTTAATGGCTTCTGAACAAATTCTTTAACAaccattcgttttttttgcaatttttctcAACCTTAAAAAACTTTAGTGCCAATATGTGAACGAAACGGCCACTCTCCTGTGTGTCTACAAATTTAtgggaaagaaacaaacgagATCCGCTTTAACCGTAACGGATCAAATTCAAAGCAAACTGTTTGGCCGGCGTTACCAAACAGCACGCAGCCTTCTCAGTGTAACTCTGCGAACGCAGCCGTTTGACGGAATCGGTTTgacatttgtttgtttacaaaagtttctgtgtttgttgttcgtAAATCTTTGTTCTTCGTTCTTTGGGTTAACATTTTGCTTAGGAAAGTGATCGAAAACGGATTCGAAATGATGAACCAAATGAGTATGATGATGCAACAGCAGGGCGTTGGCGTTCCTGGTGGTCCCGGTGTTGTCGGCGGAGTGGGAATGGCCGGCCCCGGAGGTGTTGGCGTTCCGCAAGGGATGGTACGAAACGTCCTTGcggctttaacatcaaacaGCAACTTTCAATCGCAATCATATAGTCTCCGCAGATGCAGCAagcccagcaacagcagcaagttcagcagcaacaacacgtccagcagcagcagcaagtgcaacagcaacagcagcagcaacacagcCAAACGGCACAGCAGCAAGCCCAACAGACGGAGAAAGTCGACAACATATCGAAGGTGAAGGGGTTGGTTGGTCCGCTGCGTGACGCTCTATCGACCACCATCAAAACGGCCGCCCAGCTGATTCAACAGAACAACCTAACCGACGCAGGATCGTAAGTGGCCGAACTTGCTGGCATCATTACTCCCTTAACTTTTCGCTTTCCCTCGGTACTCCCCAGAAAAACGGTGGACCATAACAATGCAACCCCGCGGTTTGATAAGCATTTAGAAGAGTTTTACTCCATTTGCGATCAAATCGAGCTCAATCTGGTAAGTCAGTACCGCCCATGGCCTTGCCTCAGCGTTTCAAACAgaatcgttcgtttcgtttgcagaaaacagcaaaactcTGCATGCAGCAGTGTTCCTCGTCGCAGCAGTaccttccgattccggtggccaccagtcAACAGCCGCCGCCTGATACCAGCGCCCTGACTTACAACCAGTACCTGGAGGTGGTGAAGCTTCAGATCGGCTACGCGAAGGACATCCACGATACGCTAATCTGTGCCGCCCAGAATATCTCTCCGAGCGACTGATAAACAATTGTCTGTATTTGTTCTCTTTTATTCCTGTGTATGGCGTGTATGCGTAAATATAAACATTGAGATTGAAATCCTTCTTTTGTCGAAGACGATTCCCAACAATCACGAGTATAGTGAGTACCATCAACTGCGATTACTTATCGCTCTCGGTGAAGGCGGTATTGTCGATGCCTTGCTTctccttttctttcgccgccaTGGTCGACACAACCGCCACCGTTTCCGCGTCCACCTTCTGCCGCCGGGGAATGTAGATGTCCGTCAGCTTGCGCTTGTTGTCGGAGAAGTAAAGCTCGATATCTTCCAGGGTGCGTTTCTCCGTCTCCGGCAGGAAAAAGTACACAAAGCAAAGACCGATCAGTCCCATCACTCCGTAGAACAGTATCACTCCCGGAAGCGATAGGGCACTCTCCAGATTGAAGTATGTCTTGGTCGTCACGAACGACATCACGTAATGGAGGGCCGCGGTGATCCCGCAGGCAAGGCTTCGATTCCTGCGAAATGATTCATTGGCATCGTGAACGTGTTTTTCTGCGAATTGTTCTAGAGAAACGTACCTGAACGGGAACACCTCGCTGAGTAGAATCCAGGGAACGGGCAGGACACCGACGCTCGTAAAGAACGCCAGCATGAAGAACAAAACCATTGGAATGTAGCCCTTACTGGACACGTGGCTCATGTCGGTGTGCACGTCGAACGATGTCCATCCGGCCGGAAGTGCGTTGAATGCATAAACTGCTAGGCATAGGCACGACAACGCCGTCACGGACATCGAAGTAATGGCAAGTCTCCGTTTGCCTACGAACTTGATGCTCACCATGCACACGATATTGGCCATCAGTCCCAGCAGCCCCGTCGAAACGGTGGCCCAGTTCGCATCCAGCGGTACACCGTAAGCTTGGAAAATCTGTACCAAATACGGTCGCATACCGGTCAACCCGCTCAGTTGGCCAAACACGAAGAACAGCATCACGAGCACGAACGGTCGCAGATTGCGCTTGCGCATCAGCTCCTTTAGTTTCATCCACTCGGTCAGGGGCGGATGTTGGCAAGTGGTGGCCGCATCAGCCTTCTGGCAAGCGGCACATTTGGCGGCGTTCAAACTGTATCGCTTCATCTCCTGGAACTCTTGTTCGACCGCTTTCGGTGAGACCCAACCGCGAAGCCATTGGAGCGATTTCTGCGCATCATCCGCGCGATCTTTTGAGAGTAGCCACATCGGGGTCTCCGGGACGAAACAGATCGCTACCATCGTTGCGATCGGAATCGAAGCACAGATAGCTGCCGTCGTGCGCCACGTGGTCACCGTTCCCAGCAGGTACACGGTGAAAAATCCCAGCATCACCGCCACACCGGCACACGATGTTAGAATGCCACGTATCGATGGCTGACTGCGAGGGCATAGAAATCCGTAGTACTCGCCAAACTGGGGGTCGAAATCCTTTACTTACCAAATTTCTCCCACGTACGTCACGATCGGAGCTTCCATAAAGCCAACGCCCAGGCCGAGCAGAATGGCCGCGGTGTACATCTCTTCCAGCGAACCGGCATAGTGCAGCATAAACCAGCCGACAATGTGCGGGATGTTGACGAGAATCATGGACCGCTTTCGTCCGAGCGGCTCAAGGATGATCCCGGACAGCACGCTTCCGACGGGTTGGCATATGTAGGCAATACTTCCTGCAAAGCCGAACAAAAACCATACGCGGATTAAGAGGTGGAACTGAACCTGGGCGGGAAAGGCAAGTGCTTACCAAACCACGACGCTTGCTGGGGAGAAAAGTGCAGGAACTCGTCCGGGGCTCGGTTTTTGATGCCCCGCAGCGCCGGAATGACGATGGTTGGaaacgccaccgccatgccCAGATCGAGGAGAAGAAAGTTTTTCGCCGTACTGGCCAATATTTGGGGTAGGATCCGACGGAACGTGCTGGCTTTGGGGGCTTCCGTTGCCGCGCGAGATGGCTTACTCTCCGCTTCGTTCGTTCCATTTCCCGTACCGTTTATGGTGTACGCCGTTTTGCTGAAGTTGAAGTTGCCAGTGTCGTAATTTGTCGGTAATACTCGATCGGAGAAGATAATGAACTTACCCCATGGTGTGCTATTACCAGTTATCTGGTCTGGAAAAAGGTTGCCAATTGAGTATTTTTGATCGATCAGGAACTGATCAGTTCCTCAGAGTACACTTCTTCAGCTACCAGTAGTTGATAGTGGCTACCGTAGTTCGATGTGGTCTTCTATGAACCCGCCGACCAGATAAGCTCCAGTGTTATTACAGCGTCGTATGCATCCTGTCCTCGGGTCTGTCGCCCTCGAAGCCTCTCGTTTGGTGCGCCATAATAGTTGGAAAGAGAAGAGGCAACGCATCAAAAGGTCATCCCTAAGGGTTGCCTGATAGTGTGGAGGCCACCGGCCGTGGCCCACCGGCCGTGGCCCACCGGCCATGATCGGCCAGGGCGTAATAGTATTTTACTACGTTCCAGTTCGGTTCCGATTACTGACTATATTTTGTGGTGACATCTGGAGCCGGGAACATCCCTGAGTTACTCACCGCCGTGCGATCTTCAAACGAACCGCGATCGTCGTATACTAGGCTTCGCAAAGTGTTTACGTGACAGGAATTGATTTAAGCACCGCGAAGGTGTTTGGAATGGCCACGTTGCTTCTTCGCATATTCGGATGACCGTGTGTTGTAGGTTCGTCGCTCCTATTTTTGTCCGGCCCCAAAGAAGGGATGCAGCTTTTGATGGTACTCGGTTCGTGCCATGTCGCGTAAGGTCGCGCACTTTCGAAAATGACCACAACTGACTGACCCTGACCCTCTAGGCCGATGAATGAAAATAGATAATGACACGGTGCGCACGGGTTGCCTCCGATTGGGCGCATGGTAGAGATCGGGTTGTGTAACTAATTTTGCGTGAAGGTTTGCTGGCCAAACGATAGAATAATGCTGTGTTGTGGTACAGCGCGGCTATTCCAAACTTATGCACGCtggtgacacggtgcattacTATTGACGTCGCGAAAGTAGAGGTCATTTGGGtggtaaaataaatcatcgtcACGAAATCGTTCGGCTCACAACAAAATTGCAAAATGGAATGCAAAGAATATGGGCTATGCTTTCCACTAAGAGCTGAACTGCATTACTCACGTGCCTCACAACTTCCAAGGAAGGGAACCCCATCGGCTACCTTTGCACCGCCCGGAGCGTGAATTCTGCTCTCAAGGTTTTGTTTACGGTTTACGCAAACCGTAACCGGCTCGAAACATGATCGCACATTCCGAGTCGCCGGTTGACGACAACAACGCCGGTAACTTTTCTTCTCTTCGCAATGATCATCATGATCGTCGTTCAAATGCAGTGTATTAAGCGATCGTTTAGAATCACCTGCAACTGTAATTCTAATGAGCTCTCAGCGCGATCGCCACTCAGCTACGGCTTCTAACGATCCTAAGCTAAGTCATTAGTTCTATCGGTTAATATATCTGAATTGTAAAATGTCACGATCCAATGACGGAAGACTTGCTGGAGCCAGTTTTCATCGTCAGCTACAATGTGATTTCCGTATCTACGGTCGTGAAAAGCGCGGACGAGCCGCGAAAGTGATCGAGTGGGACGAGAATGGCTCACGCCTCGATTAACCCATAGGACGAATCATCTGCTCGTAATCATATCAAGGTTTCACAACAACAATGGGACCAAAATTCCCTCCCACGATGAGCAAAATGCGTGTCGATTATTCGCTCGGCACGCTCGACCACGATCGTTGATAGATTAATGTCCCGCTACGCATATGTGCCGGTGGCCAAGtatgttttaaattataaaaGAAATAACTCGTTTATGTTAATTCATCCTTCACTCTCCGGCCACATCTCTCTCCTTCGCTTCCACGCCAAGACAGGTTATTATTGAGTGTTCGTCACCCGGCCGTTATACCCACATAGCGAATCCTGTTAAATGGCACACGAttatcgaaaaaaaaccttgatGCTGGTGCCTTCAGCGTGTCTCATCCAATCGGTCCGCCACATCAGTCCTTGGACGATGAATAGGCAGCCTCTCTAGCGGCTTCGAAGCGGGCTTCTAACAATGGGGCTGTTCGTGGTGGCCCatgaaaaaaatcacgaaAAAGCTCGCGGTTGCGATCGttaaaaccaacaacaatcaacaaaacaactaACGTCGCAAAAcaagcacaaaaaacaaagcttTCAACTGGAACCAATTTGGACGCGCCAAAGGGCCATCTTGATTCGGATGGAATTGGAAGACGCAAATTCATCACTTCCGCCAACGTGCTGGGGCTGTGATTATTTTTAGAGCCAAAAATGCAACAGTTCCCGGATTTCGTACGGCGGCAGTGAACGCAATTTGTCTCACTAAAGCCAAACCTGTTTCCACTGGCGCTTTCGCTCGTCGTTGTGGTTTCTAAGACGAGAAAGCAAGGAACCGGCCTACAGCGGTACCCGTTCGACAGTAAAgaagtgaataaataaaaccgcACTTCACAAAAAATGTAATCCCGCACCGACGGGTGGAGAAATGGGTTGCACAACACAAGTCCTACACGCAATGGACGTAGGACAGGTTTTGCGTGCGCGCCGCGGCATAAAACAGCGACTTTATTTACGTAGGAGTCGTGTCACGAGTGCCGAGTTCCTGCTCATCTAACACGGTAAATGAAATGACCGTGGCAATAATCAAGTTCAGAAAGTCAGAAAGAGGCCACCGGGGTACACATTGCCCGGAGGCGATTATCCGCGCGAAAATCCAGTACACTTCACCGATCAAAACGATGCACTCGAACTTACTATTAATTAACCTGCAATCCTGCAAACCCACTCGTTTAGTTAAAACGACACTCGGTGATTGTGTTTAAGGCATATTCTATTCTCACAACGTGTGACACAATTCGGTACAATTACGCCGACAACCAATAGGGCGCTCGAACAGCGAACCGGAGCCACGTGTGAACCGTTTGATGGCGCAATCGAAACTGAGCTTCGAACTCGAGCCGCTCTGCAGATGGAGTTTCCTATTTGAACAGTAGGCGCAAACCCCGATCGGGGCACTGATCGGAGCACGACGGCGCGCACGGACCACTACACCGCAGATAAGTGTGTCGAAGCGCGGCGGTGCTTCGCCAACACGTGTACCAAACCGACCGCGCGAAGGCTTCGATCCCTCTCGTTAGGCGCTGCAAAAACAGTCCGTTAGCGAGGCTTTTGGCGTTACAATGAATTCTCGCGAGATGCTGCGGGCAGCGATGCTGAGCGCGAAATTACGGAGGGTGCAAACGGAGGGTTACGATTTtacaacggcggcggccttgCACTGTGACTGCAGCAAATGTTGTAATGGACATCAATTATAATTCTTCATTGCAGCGCAGAGCATGTggcaaacggaacaaaatggaAGTAAAAGTGCATGGAAATGACCTAAAATCAGAACAACTTTCAGTCGTGCAGTGATGGAATGCATCTGCCATGCTCGAGTGAGCGCTCGGTCGCTGCTTCCGGTAGATTAAATTTTAGTACCTCCGGTATTCAAATGTGATGCACTACGCGCGCCTGGGCTGTCTTTTGATTAGTATCGCTTCATTTCCTTTGGAAATGCCGGATCCCTTAATGGCTTAGGCAACCTCCTCAACCTTACTGAAACACCCCTTACGAAAGCATTGCAAAATTTATCTTTCTGTAATAAACTGACAATAAGCAATTTAAAAAGATTCTCGTTGGTAATAGTGCAGAAAGTATGAAAGCGTGGTCAAGAGTTACTTAACCAGAGGGATTTTCAAAATCCTTCTTCTCCTGACTATGGCTGCGTTCGTACGCGTTGGCTGCGAACGTTCGGGCTTCGTTCACCCTTCGTTCAACTACGCTACTGCGCTCCCATATGATACAAACGTCAAGCCATAATGcgtaaattttgttttcaattccAGTTTGATAGCAATAGCTTATGATTTGTGATGCTCCAAACGATCGCCAGTGCTTTCTATCAGCCAGATTACTTTCGTCCGTTCAGTGGAACAGTAGAGCGATCTTCTTTCGGAAGCTACCGGAGCATCCGTCGATCTGTGTCTAGAGCGGTTACTTTGTGGTGGCACCAGTTTTAAGCAGCAGCTCCTTTTAACACAGTCAACAAGGCGCAAGTGGCACTAACCGAGTGCGTAACCAGCGGACAATCAAGTGGCGGTGCAAAGGGCCCCTTGCAGAGGCACATTCTTGACCCGAATTCTTCGATCGCCTACTGCGCCCAGCGACCTTCGCAATGGCTGTGTACTTGATGCCGAAAAATCGATTGTAAGTGAAGGCCGTTTTCATATTCTGCAGAAGACAGTTTATTTCTGAATCTAGTGAATCAACATAATCCACGATCATCGCGATCGTCGTGCTCAGTCCGAAGAACAAAGGCAACACAAGCTCGTTGTGGTTATGCTGCCTCCTTCGTCGTCGCGATCGTGCGTTGGTCGATCGCCGAAAGCATAAGCGAGGAAAGAGGAACGAACTATGCTCTTCTATCGGCGCTCTCTAATCACTTTCTCATTCACGCCGCGTGGAATCTTATGTTGCGCACGCGGGTCTATGCCCTCACCGTTATTATGTTGAACAGCATTTGGACATGCCTCCAACGcatacgccgccgccgccgccgtcgttcaTTCCCTTCGAGCCTGGATgtgaacgatcgatcgaacgatgcgcatttgtttcaatttcgaaaGTTATTACCGGTAACCGAAGCAAACGGGTGATCGTGTTATTGTCAAACCTGAAGCAATATTAATCTGCTAATAAATTATCTAACTAACTTCCCGAAAGTTGCCCCGCGTGGGGTCGTAAACCGTTTTCCGAACGGGGTTAATCTATGCGCCGTTATCAGTTCGATTTCGTCTTACGGTACGGTCTCTTTTCTTCCCAAAATCATGctgtgtttggtttcgttcgcTGTTCGATTTGTTATCTgaaatagtaataaaatacGATGCTTCCGCCTCGCGCTAGTTATCGGCCCGCTGCTGATAGGTGTCGTGAATTAATTCCGTTTTTCGGCACATAATGAAGTTCCCGAACCCTTCCGCAACATATTACAGCGTGCGGGAGGTATTGACGAAACGGGATAAACTGTTTGGAACTGTCTCGTTTCGATATCGATTCCCAAGGGATCCCCATTCGGCCGACAAATTAGTCACCGATGTGCCGTGTAATCACATCAACCTTGTTGCGGCCACGATAAGCTGCAAGGTGGGCTCAAATTTAGCATTTTCCAACCCGCCTGGAAAACAGTTGCCCGATAGCGCTCGTGCGAGACGGTTGTCTAGCCCGGTGGATCCGGCCAAAGAAGTAGAGGAGGACCACCTGTAGCGTGCGACAGTCGCCGAAGAAGCCATAGATCGTGTGCGTGTTGTGAAGgtaaaaaagggttttttatGGTGCTTTACAATGTGTCCTTTTAAGAGTTGCTTCCTGCGCCAAAGGCAGTAATGCAGTCTCACTGTCGGGTTTCTTATCAAACTTCCTGCGACGTGTTTAATCTTCGCTCCACGATATCGGTGCCTTTCGGCCCACCAGCGATAAAGTTGACGCGCCAGCAACGGTGACGACAGCAGACCCCCGCGTGAGTGGGCCCCAGAAAATCAATAGACACCGGTGCCAGTGCCAGCTGGGCCGCGGTTTGGTTCCACGCGTGTCGAGTGTCCGTTGTGCGCTGACCTCGTGGAACCCAGCACGTGTTTCTCCAGACGAAGGGCGCGACACGTGACACGTTGTGCTTGGATTTACCACGGTGCGTGCCGCTTTTCTTTGGTTCTATTTTGGTTCGTCCTGCGGCCCGTGTTCTGGAGCGCCAACGGCTTTTCTCCTCCGCTCAGTCACCCGGGACACAGCCTGCACAATGGACGCCTGTGCGTTTGATTAGAGTTTCGCGATTCCGTCCAGTTCCGCCAGTGGTGTGCTCCTAAGCGCGCTGCCCTTGGCTCGGTGTGTTCGGTTTGGTGGTGCGTTGCTATTAAATTAACCAATTGAGATCCGcaagcgacgacgacgatggcgcgaTGCGGCGTATGATTGAAACAGAACGACCACTTTAGTGAGTTTCACAGACCCATCCGGGTGGCCGCGAATTCAAATCAGTCGCGATCGGGAGAAAAGCaaccacccgggccgggcgcggcgtcgtcgtgatgatcgGCCTGAAGCTGACGGGTTTCGGCatttttccgttccttttctcgctcgccaggttcccgaacccgaaccccaAACAGTGGACTACACGATGGACTATTGTGCAGCGCACGATCTATGGTAGCcgacatcagcagcagcagcaaagcacCTCCAgtcatcagcaccagcaccagcatcagcagacgGCATCAGGTAAATCTCGTAGCAAATTCCGCAGAAAGTGGAGTTGGAAGGCCGGCGCCGGCTGGACTATATTATCGGTTTTGGATTGGTGGTTACTAGCAGCGGGCGGCTGGCTAACGTGGCGCGGTGTGTTCCTACGCTGGACACCAATCAGTATCTGTATGGTGGTGGCAGCCAAGTGGCACCTTCACAATCGTGAACTCGATAAGAAGGGCCTCCCGCGAACGGCCGCCAAATGGCAGGTACGTACGGTCGCGCGATCGCGAGGTTCCTTGCCCCCCGGCGCGGTACTAATCCGCCTCTGTTCCTTCCTGTGGCAGGCAAAAGTGTACTGCTCGCTGCCGTTGCGCGTCATGAGCCGGGCGTGGGGCTGGATGGCCGATCGCAAGGTACCCAAGCCAGCACGGCCCGTCCTGTACGGTCTTTACTCGCACACCTTCGGAGTGAAGATGGAAGAGGCGGCCACAGCAGATTACAAGTAAGTTCccttttcccccttttcgTTATTAGTTCGCTCGAGGTCTcttttccggtccgatccgcGACCGACATTAATGTTTTCTAGCGAAACTGGCCGCGATTGCCACGAAAGGTAATGTGTTACGATTGTTTGATTCACACGATGCCCCCCTTCGGAGCACTTCTTTCTGTAACCGATCTCCTGGCGATCGGtgtttttcggtgtttgtGGTTCTGTGCTTCAATGGCCTtgcattctctctctcccttaACTGCTTGCTGTCTCATTTGGGCTGCTGGtgattttgtttgtgtgtgtccccaAGACTTTCAAACGGCGCATATTTGTTAAGGTTTCGCACATTTAGCGTCGCTGCTTTGTGCCGTGCCCTTCGGCCATTCCTAACGCTTCCCGTTAAGACAGCCTGCTTTGGTCGTAATCGTACTAATTATTGTTTGCTTCTGGCTAAATCTTTAACCCCCGGCAGAGACTATCGTAGTTTGGGTGAATTTTTCACTCGACCGCTCCGGGAAGATGCGCGCCCTATCGATTCCAACACCTGCATGGTGTCGCCCTGCGATGGACGAATACTACACTTCGGGGCGGCCAACTCAAGCCAGATCGAGCAAGTGAGTACACCGAAACCCGCGGCAGATCGCACCCTAACCCTAATCCCTGGTGTGCTCTCTCGCAGGTCAAAGGTGTGTCGTACAGTTTGGAAGCCTTCCTGGGACCGCCGACGTGGTGTAAAAAGGATGCCCCGGAGATGGTGGAGAAGGTGAAACGGAAGCCGTCGCCCGACAGTGTGCTGTACCAGTGTGTCATCTACCTAGCGCCCGGTGATTATCATCGCTTCCACTCGCCGACCGTGTGGAAACCGGAACTTCGGAGGCACTTTGCGGGAGAGCTGCTATCGGTGAGCCCGAAGATTGCCGGTTGGATGCCGGGGCTGTTCTGTTTGAACGAGCGGGCGGTCTACATCGGCAAGTGGAAGCACGGATTCTTCAGTTACACGGCCGTCGGTAAGCTTATGAGGGGGTTCAAACGGTGCGCTGATAAGAACCGGCCGGCCTGATGCCGTAATCATTATCATGCGGTGTGGTGCCTGTTGCAGACAGGCATCCCGGGGCATCGAGtacgatcgttcgatcgtccGATCGGTACGCACGATGAATGAACGGGGCTGATAACGGGCCCTGGGAATAGGGCAGATCCGGGTGACGGGTTACCGACACACCACTCCTCCTGTGCTGAACCGTTCctctcttctttttcttcccctCGGTCCAGGGGCGACAAACGTTGGGTCGGTT
It includes:
- the LOC128274893 gene encoding mediator of RNA polymerase II transcription subunit 29, which gives rise to MMNQMSMMMQQQGVGVPGGPGVVGGVGMAGPGGVGVPQGMVRNSPQMQQAQQQQQVQQQQHVQQQQQVQQQQQQQHSQTAQQQAQQTEKVDNISKVKGLVGPLRDALSTTIKTAAQLIQQNNLTDAGSKTVDHNNATPRFDKHLEEFYSICDQIELNLKTAKLCMQQCSSSQQYLPIPVATSQQPPPDTSALTYNQYLEVVKLQIGYAKDIHDTLICAAQNISPSD
- the LOC128274474 gene encoding facilitated trehalose transporter Tret1-like gives rise to the protein MGKTAYTINGTGNGTNEAESKPSRAATEAPKASTFRRILPQILASTAKNFLLLDLGMAVAFPTIVIPALRGIKNRAPDEFLHFSPQQASWFGSIAYICQPVGSVLSGIILEPLGRKRSMILVNIPHIVGWFMLHYAGSLEEMYTAAILLGLGVGFMEAPIVTYVGEICQPSIRGILTSCAGVAVMLGFFTVYLLGTVTTWRTTAAICASIPIATMVAICFVPETPMWLLSKDRADDAQKSLQWLRGWVSPKAVEQEFQEMKRYSLNAAKCAACQKADAATTCQHPPLTEWMKLKELMRKRNLRPFVLVMLFFVFGQLSGLTGMRPYLVQIFQAYGVPLDANWATVSTGLLGLMANIVCMVSIKFVGKRRLAITSMSVTALSCLCLAVYAFNALPAGWTSFDVHTDMSHVSSKGYIPMVLFFMLAFFTSVGVLPVPWILLSEVFPFRNRSLACGITAALHYVMSFVTTKTYFNLESALSLPGVILFYGVMGLIGLCFVYFFLPETEKRTLEDIELYFSDNKRKLTDIYIPRRQKVDAETVAVVSTMAAKEKEKQGIDNTAFTESDK
- the LOC128271892 gene encoding phosphatidylserine decarboxylase proenzyme, mitochondrial isoform X1, whose product is MAVYLMPKNRLFPNPNPKQWTTRWTIVQRTIYGSRHQQQQQSTSSHQHQHQHQQTASGKSRSKFRRKWSWKAGAGWTILSVLDWWLLAAGGWLTWRGVFLRWTPISICMVVAAKWHLHNRELDKKGLPRTAAKWQAKVYCSLPLRVMSRAWGWMADRKVPKPARPVLYGLYSHTFGVKMEEAATADYKDYRSLGEFFTRPLREDARPIDSNTCMVSPCDGRILHFGAANSSQIEQVKGVSYSLEAFLGPPTWCKKDAPEMVEKVKRKPSPDSVLYQCVIYLAPGDYHRFHSPTVWKPELRRHFAGELLSVSPKIAGWMPGLFCLNERAVYIGKWKHGFFSYTAVGATNVGSVEIFMDEKLKTNQWVGLACGSHKKKKKETPYDELELPKDQFLGKGELVGQFRMGSTIVLIFEAPKEFKFNLFPGQRVRVGEKLGTFEGTEDEQEEDPEEVKRIIESLCDSEVTAL
- the LOC128271892 gene encoding phosphatidylserine decarboxylase proenzyme, mitochondrial isoform X2 codes for the protein MAVYLMPKNRLFPNPNPKQWTTRWTIVQRTIYGSRHQQQQQSTSSHQHQHQHQQTASAAGGWLTWRGVFLRWTPISICMVVAAKWHLHNRELDKKGLPRTAAKWQAKVYCSLPLRVMSRAWGWMADRKVPKPARPVLYGLYSHTFGVKMEEAATADYKDYRSLGEFFTRPLREDARPIDSNTCMVSPCDGRILHFGAANSSQIEQVKGVSYSLEAFLGPPTWCKKDAPEMVEKVKRKPSPDSVLYQCVIYLAPGDYHRFHSPTVWKPELRRHFAGELLSVSPKIAGWMPGLFCLNERAVYIGKWKHGFFSYTAVGATNVGSVEIFMDEKLKTNQWVGLACGSHKKKKKETPYDELELPKDQFLGKGELVGQFRMGSTIVLIFEAPKEFKFNLFPGQRVRVGEKLGTFEGTEDEQEEDPEEVKRIIESLCDSEVTAL